CCGCCATCATTCTGCTCGTCCTCTTCGCGCTAAAGACCGCGCGGCAGCGCCTCTGGTCAGTGCTTCCGCTCGCGGCGGCGCTGGTGATCTGGAACACTGCCTGGCAGCTCACCGGCGGCACCCAGGCGATCCCGCTTCCCGGCATAGCCTTCTCCACCATGGCCGGCGAGCCTCACGCCCTCGACGCGACCGCGGGCAAGCCGAAAATCATCAATCTCTGGGCGACCTGGTGTCCTCCCTGCCGTCGCGAGATGCCGATGATGGCTGAGATCGCGGCGTCATCCAGCGCGGTCGACTTTGTTTTCGCGAACCAGGGCGAGGATCGGCAGGCGATCGCACAATATCTATCCGGCGAAGGACTCGAGCTGGACACCGTCATTCTCGACGCGTTCAGCGAACTGTCCCGGCACTACGGCGCGCCAGGACTTCCGGCGACGCTCTTCATTGGCGCGGACGGAATCCTGCGTCACGCCCAGATCGGCGAGATTTCGCGCGAAACCCTTCAATCCAACATCGCCCGCCTGACCGGGGGCAACTGAGGAGATTCCTTTTGCCGTACCGAGACTATCCGAAACGTCGCACCCCCGTCGCCGTTCTTCTCCGCGTATCGATGCTCGTAGCCGCGCCCTTCGCGGTCGCGGCCTGTTCGCCCACGATGCAGTCGTCCGATAAATCTGTTCTTGCGGCGGCGCCCGCGCCCGCGCCGGCCTATGGGAGCATGTACGGTGCCATCAACGACAATGGCACAATCATTCCGGCCGTCGACGTCAGCAAGATCGACAAGCGCAATCTCCGCCAGGTCGTCGACTACGACACCGACGAGCCCGTCGGTACGGTCGTGGTCGATCCGCATGCACGTTTCCTCTACCTCGTGATGCCGAATGGCAAGGCGATGCGCTACGGCGTGGGCGTCGCCAAGGCGGGGCTCGAATTCGAGGGTGAGGCCGACATTTCCCGAAAGGCTGCCTGGCCGAGCTGGACGCCGACGCAAAACATGATCGAGCGCGAGCCCGAACGCTATGCACCTTTGGCGGGTGGCGTGGAGGGCGGTCTCAAAAACCCTCTCGGCGCAAGGGCCCTTTATCTCTACCAGAACGGCGAGGACACGCTTTACCGCATCCACGGCACCACCGAGCCGTGGTCCATCGGCAAGTCGGTCTCGTCCGGCTGTATCCGCCTCTTCAACCAGGACATCATCGACTTGCACAGCCGCGTGCCAAAAGGCTCGCGTGTTGTCGTTCTCGATGCCGCGCAATCAGGAAAAGGAGAAATCAAAAATGAACCGTCGTGAACTGCTCGCCGCCTCTGCGGCCTGCGGAGCAAGTCTACTGCTGCCTGCCGGCGTGGTCCTCGCGCAATCCATGCCGACGGTCGAAGAGGTGCTGTTCGATCCTCAGATACCCGTGCTCGGCAATCCGGACGGCGATGTCACCATCGCCGAGTTCTTCGACTACCAATGTCCGTTCTGCAAACGCGGCCATCCGGATCTGATGATGGTGGTCGAAGATGACGGAAAAGTCCGCCTCGTCATGAAGGATTGGCCGATCTTCGGCGAACCCTCCGTCTACGCTTCGAGCCTGGTGCTTGCCCTGGCGGGGGACGTGAAATATGCTGACGCGTTGCACGCCCTGATGGCCACAAAGGGGCGCCTTGAAAAGACCGAGGTGGATTCGGTGCTGGCGAAGGCAGGATTCGACCCTGCCGCCCTTGTGGAAGCCTACAGGAAAGATCCCGCCCGCATCGACGCTATTGTCGCGCGCAACATGGATCAGGCCAACGCCTTCGGCTTCAACGGCACGCCGTCGTTCATCATCGGCACGAAGATTTTCCACGGCGCGATGGATGCGAAGGCGCTCACGGACGCAGTGGCGCAAGCGCGCGCGGGATAGACGCGAGCACCGACTCCGGGAACCATCGCGTTTCTAGTTGGTTGCCAGTTCGCCCGGGGCGTTCGCAAGGATAGTTCACGCCGATATAGGGGCGAGTGTGCTTTCCGCGCGCGGACAGAGGCGCTCGGAGTAATTTCGTACAACCACTCGGAAATAGAGGAAAAATACTATGACGAATAGATCGGGGTCGCCTTCGAGTTACACGATCAACAGGGTCATTTCCGGAATCGACTTCGACAAGGCTGTGACCAGAACCAGGGAGGCCTTGTCGGAAAAGGGCTTTGGGGTGCTGACGGAAATCGATGTCAAGGCGACGCTCAAGAAGAAAATCGACGCCGATGTCGACGACTACCTCATTCTCGGCGCCTGCAATCCTCGGATGGCCCATGAAGCAATGAAACTCGAGCCGCGGGTGGGCGCGATGCTTCCCTGCAATGTCATTTTGAGGGCTGTTGGAGATAGCGAGGTGGAAGTCAGCGCCATTGATCCGGTCGCATCGATGACTGCGATCGACAACGACGAACTCAAGGCAGTCGCAGCTAAAGTCCGCGAACTACTTCGTTCGGCTGTCGAGGCCATATGACCGATGCCGAACCGAGCACTTAATCCAGCGCAATCTTGTCGCGTCGACTTTCGACCACGTTAAAATTTAGCAACGACGTTTTATCGGCTTCTGGCGGTCGGCAAAATCGCGAGTTTTTCCGCGCCTTGCCGTCAGCCGATTCAAAACGGCGCAGCAAACTCTTGCATAAGGGCAAGAGTTTTCTGCCCGCTCTAGCCGCGATCGTCGCCACCGGTTTGACAGCCGCCGTCAAATTGAAATTGGTGGCTGCTCGCCTCCTGGGCCCCACGCAAGTGCAGTGCGCCTGATTCGGTATCACGAAGGCAGGCATACCCCCACTGGGCGGGAATCTCGTCGATCACTGCCAAATGAAGGGGTCGGTTCCGGTAGGGGGCGAAATGACACCCTACCTCACTTGGGCATGGGCTCCGGTTGATCAAGCTTTTCCGGCCCAAGAGACAAGTTCCATCCGCTCTACCTGGCTCAGGATCCGACCACCTCCTTTGCCGAGACGATTGTTCGGGACGCTACGAGAAAAGTGCCGAGCGCTTGCTCCTTGAGGAGGAGCTTGATCGATACTCGATTTCAGCGGTGAATCCGCGACCGCTCTTCCTGCTGGACCTGCGTAATGAGGCAGCCAGCCTGCTTGGCGTATCTACCGACGCCGTGCGCGAGCCTGCGCCTTCAGCTCACGCCGCCAGCCCGCAACCCGGCGCTCGACGTGACGAAGACTGAGCACCACTCCATGCTCGGCCGCCAGTTCCTGGCGGATGACATCGGCGTTGCCGCCGTGCCGGAAGAACCGCTCACGCAGCCAATCCAGCGCCGAGCGCCGCGCCGGCTGCCGGAATGCCGTTGTTCCACCCTGGCGAAGATATCGTCGCACCGTGTTGCGTGCGCAGCCGAACTCGCGCGCAAGCGGCTTGGCTCCCCAGCCAATACCATGCAGACGCATCATCGCCGCCACCTCGTCGAGCTGCAGAATCTCCTCTCCCTGGGTCATTGATCCACGCGGGACAGAGTGGCCGGAATCCATAGTCATCATCATCCCCTCCTCGTCACGAAGAGGGGGTCAGTTCCTCGTGTCGGAAGGGGGTCAATTTCTCACGTCGCCCGACAGCCTTCGTCGATCATGCAGCGGCCGAGGCTCTCGTCCGACAAAGTCCAAGCCCGTTTCGAGCATGCCGACCGATGCAGCACTGAGACGCGCTACTACATCTCCTCCGCGCCCCTCTACATCGAATGCCTCGCCACCGGAGCACGCGTTCACTGGGCCGTCTAAAGCATGCGCTGGCTGCTCGATGTCGTTTTCAAGGACAATCTGTCGCGCTATCGCACAGGAAACGGCGCTAAAAACATGACCGCCATCCGCCGCCTCGCATTCGCCAACAAGACAAAAGGCAGCGTAAAGAGAAAGCGCAAGGCCGCAGGATGGAACACCAATTTCCTCCTCCAAATCCTTCAACGAAAATGACCGTTCACCTCGATCCCGGGCCAGGGCGTAGCTGCTTTCCTTGCTTGGCAAATCATTGGCGGGAGGGCATTGTCTGCCCTTCCGCCTACCGGGCTGGAGAAATTTGCTGGCCCCAGACCGGCCCGATTCAAACAATGGAGTTGCTCACGCCCTGTTCCGGCAATGATTACGCCTTCTCCGAAACCGTAGCGGCCGCGGTCGACGCCGGCGCCAACGTCGTCAGATCGA
Above is a genomic segment from Mesorhizobium sp. containing:
- a CDS encoding TlpA disulfide reductase family protein, encoding MGAVTIGPLVVAADRFAVVLGIFAFIAVTTVLARRIDPRFQAWSGWVLIGGIAGARLGHVAIHWRNFAEEPWRVIALWEGGFYWPTAVAAIILLVLFALKTARQRLWSVLPLAAALVIWNTAWQLTGGTQAIPLPGIAFSTMAGEPHALDATAGKPKIINLWATWCPPCRREMPMMAEIAASSSAVDFVFANQGEDRQAIAQYLSGEGLELDTVILDAFSELSRHYGAPGLPATLFIGADGILRHAQIGEISRETLQSNIARLTGGN
- a CDS encoding L,D-transpeptidase, encoding MQSSDKSVLAAAPAPAPAYGSMYGAINDNGTIIPAVDVSKIDKRNLRQVVDYDTDEPVGTVVVDPHARFLYLVMPNGKAMRYGVGVAKAGLEFEGEADISRKAAWPSWTPTQNMIEREPERYAPLAGGVEGGLKNPLGARALYLYQNGEDTLYRIHGTTEPWSIGKSVSSGCIRLFNQDIIDLHSRVPKGSRVVVLDAAQSGKGEIKNEPS
- a CDS encoding DsbA family protein codes for the protein MNRRELLAASAACGASLLLPAGVVLAQSMPTVEEVLFDPQIPVLGNPDGDVTIAEFFDYQCPFCKRGHPDLMMVVEDDGKVRLVMKDWPIFGEPSVYASSLVLALAGDVKYADALHALMATKGRLEKTEVDSVLAKAGFDPAALVEAYRKDPARIDAIVARNMDQANAFGFNGTPSFIIGTKIFHGAMDAKALTDAVAQARAG
- a CDS encoding DUF302 domain-containing protein, yielding MTNRSGSPSSYTINRVISGIDFDKAVTRTREALSEKGFGVLTEIDVKATLKKKIDADVDDYLILGACNPRMAHEAMKLEPRVGAMLPCNVILRAVGDSEVEVSAIDPVASMTAIDNDELKAVAAKVRELLRSAVEAI